In a single window of the Caproicibacterium sp. BJN0003 genome:
- a CDS encoding NADPH-dependent FMN reductase gives MNKKKIGIFVGSLRRDSYSRSIAKAAVSLSPEELEFRFIDIGNLPLYNQDFDDDGQPPESYEKFRNEVADLDGFLFVTPEYNRSVPAVMKNALDVGSRPYGHNVWSGKPGGIISVSPGGLGAFGANHHLRQPMVFLNILLLQQPEMYISKVASLLNEKGELVDESTRTYLKKFMDAFSKWVKVISESH, from the coding sequence ATGAACAAGAAAAAGATTGGAATTTTTGTGGGAAGCCTTCGCAGAGATTCTTACAGCCGCTCTATTGCAAAGGCAGCTGTATCGCTTTCACCGGAGGAACTTGAATTTCGTTTCATCGATATTGGAAATCTTCCGCTGTACAATCAGGACTTTGATGATGATGGGCAGCCACCCGAATCTTATGAGAAGTTCCGTAACGAAGTGGCAGATCTCGACGGGTTCCTTTTTGTAACCCCAGAATATAATCGCTCTGTTCCAGCCGTAATGAAAAATGCACTGGATGTTGGTTCCCGCCCATATGGGCATAACGTCTGGAGCGGAAAGCCGGGCGGCATCATCAGTGTATCTCCAGGCGGTCTTGGAGCGTTTGGAGCCAATCACCATCTGCGTCAACCCATGGTGTTCCTGAATATTTTGCTTCTTCAGCAACCGGAAATGTATATCAGCAAAGTGGCTTCTCTTTTGAATGAAAAAGGAGAACTTGTTGATGAATCGACCCGTACGTACTTGAAAAAATTTATGGATGCGTTCTCTAAATGGGTAAAAGTTATCTCTGAGTCTCATTGA
- the ygiD gene encoding 4,5-DOPA dioxygenase extradiol, whose product MNEARNKGRIKVIKDGSYLVSENAPIAEKMPAIFIGHGSPMNAIENNSYTAMWTQVAKEMKRPEGILSISAHWFTHGTKITDAPRPKVIYDMYGFPEALYRVAYQPPGDMERAHETIQLISRQVTVDNTWGIDYGTWSVLCHMYPEADIPVYQMSVDADADAETQFEIGKEIKKLRNRGIMILGSGNVVHNLSQVNWNMEGGYQWAQEFDSYIKNSVTKRNYKDVIDYKKAGRSAEMAFYTPDHFAPLLYVLGASQENDRLTVFNDSCTMGGTIYDLLPV is encoded by the coding sequence ATGAATGAAGCAAGAAACAAAGGCAGAATTAAGGTTATAAAAGATGGTTCTTATCTTGTTTCGGAGAATGCGCCGATTGCTGAAAAAATGCCGGCGATTTTCATAGGGCATGGGTCTCCAATGAACGCCATAGAAAACAATTCCTATACGGCGATGTGGACTCAGGTCGCCAAAGAGATGAAACGGCCCGAGGGAATCCTTTCCATCTCAGCACACTGGTTTACACATGGCACGAAGATAACCGATGCGCCAAGACCCAAAGTCATCTACGACATGTACGGTTTTCCAGAAGCCTTGTACCGCGTTGCTTATCAGCCACCGGGCGACATGGAACGGGCGCATGAAACAATTCAACTGATTAGTAGGCAGGTAACTGTGGATAACACATGGGGAATCGATTATGGTACTTGGTCTGTGCTTTGCCATATGTATCCGGAAGCCGATATTCCAGTTTATCAGATGAGTGTCGATGCCGACGCCGATGCTGAAACTCAATTTGAAATTGGCAAAGAGATAAAGAAACTTCGCAATAGGGGCATCATGATTTTAGGGAGCGGTAATGTCGTCCATAATCTTTCTCAGGTTAATTGGAATATGGAGGGCGGTTACCAGTGGGCACAGGAGTTTGATTCTTATATCAAAAACAGCGTCACAAAAAGAAACTATAAAGACGTTATCGATTACAAAAAAGCAGGGCGTTCGGCAGAAATGGCATTTTATACGCCGGACCATTTTGCGCCGCTTCTCTATGTGTTAGGCGCGTCGCAGGAAAATGATCGATTGACGGTGTTTAACGATTCGTGTACGATGGGGGGCACTATCTATGACCTGTTACCTGTTTGA
- a CDS encoding winged helix-turn-helix transcriptional regulator, giving the protein MKKNESCLQSIVAVMDIFGNKWSFFIIHELCSGPKHYNQLRKELHINTKSLSDTLKHLEENGIISRSVTPTTPVTVEYDLTEKGHDFDSVLTAMYDWRKKWS; this is encoded by the coding sequence ATGAAAAAAAACGAAAGTTGTCTTCAATCAATCGTTGCAGTAATGGATATATTTGGGAACAAATGGTCATTCTTTATTATTCACGAACTTTGTTCTGGTCCAAAGCACTATAATCAGCTACGAAAAGAATTGCATATTAACACAAAATCCTTGTCGGATACACTTAAACATTTGGAAGAAAACGGCATAATAAGCCGATCTGTAACCCCGACGACACCGGTTACCGTTGAATATGATTTGACAGAAAAGGGACACGATTTTGACAGCGTACTCACTGCGATGTATGATTGGCGGAAAAAATGGTCGTGA
- a CDS encoding pirin family protein, which produces MIKRKIIKQIRGQKAVDGAGVHLVRVLGNNDVKDFDPFLMLDSFDSTNPSDYLAGFPMHPHRGIETITYLISGRIDHEDSLGNKGTIHPGECQWMTAGSGILHQEMPKESGRMLGFQLWLNLPREEKMATPAYCSLTRDLIPRINNGKAEIGILSGHFGEAVGITPAHIPATIYDIALPIGEDITIPTKANETVFVFLIEGDAVINEQKISSKSAVLFGSGDSITVSAQPQSGLRFIFFSGKALHEPIAWGGPIVMNTQEELMTAFRELQNDTFIKHS; this is translated from the coding sequence TTGATTAAACGAAAAATCATCAAGCAAATTCGTGGACAAAAAGCTGTAGATGGCGCTGGAGTCCATCTTGTTCGCGTGCTCGGTAATAACGATGTTAAGGATTTTGATCCGTTTCTAATGTTGGATTCGTTTGATTCTACCAACCCATCCGACTATCTCGCCGGATTTCCCATGCACCCACACAGAGGGATTGAAACCATTACGTACCTGATTTCCGGCAGAATCGATCATGAGGATTCTCTGGGAAATAAAGGCACAATTCACCCAGGAGAGTGCCAATGGATGACAGCAGGCAGTGGCATTTTACATCAGGAGATGCCAAAAGAATCAGGCAGAATGCTGGGATTTCAGCTATGGCTGAATCTTCCTCGAGAAGAAAAGATGGCAACGCCTGCTTATTGTAGCCTTACAAGAGATCTGATCCCCAGAATTAACAATGGAAAAGCGGAGATTGGGATTCTTTCCGGCCATTTTGGGGAAGCAGTCGGGATCACTCCGGCACATATTCCTGCAACGATTTATGATATTGCGCTTCCAATCGGTGAGGACATTACCATCCCAACAAAGGCGAATGAAACAGTGTTCGTTTTTCTCATTGAGGGGGATGCTGTTATAAATGAACAGAAAATATCATCAAAATCAGCGGTTCTATTCGGAAGCGGAGATAGTATCACCGTTTCGGCACAGCCACAATCTGGGCTGCGGTTTATTTTCTTTTCAGGAAAAGCACTTCATGAACCGATTGCGTGGGGCGGACCTATTGTAATGAATACTCAGGAAGAACTGATGACTGCATTCAGAGAGCTTCAAAATGATACCTTTATTAAGCACAGTTGA
- a CDS encoding carboxypeptidase regulatory-like domain-containing protein gives MPKIDQYDLKRSPQISLLGTEEQTANLQLTLSTASTAGVLTGTVTSGGEPLPGATVKVFDTNNIPFAHTITGPLGQYTIASVAAGSYRVTAAKAGYLTPDVVSVSILANRPSTLNIALSPNPDAILNTLFGKVIQSAPLEPIENAIVNIYSVSEDVRTLVSTTTTNSSGQYLAPYLTNGDYVAIANKEGYFQTESAIQTLANSEITPLNLFLIPNPETNTGTISGLITSQTTLLPIANATVALYQIVGTTETIVQLTKTNSGGRYLFGNVEEGQYVIKSFAQINVV, from the coding sequence ATGCCTAAAATAGATCAATATGATCTTAAACGTAGTCCACAGATTTCTCTACTCGGTACAGAAGAACAAACCGCAAATTTGCAGTTGACTCTAAGCACCGCCTCCACAGCAGGTGTTTTAACTGGTACTGTGACGTCTGGTGGCGAACCATTGCCCGGTGCTACTGTTAAGGTGTTTGATACAAATAACATTCCTTTCGCACACACCATAACCGGTCCATTAGGCCAGTATACAATTGCAAGTGTAGCCGCAGGCTCTTATCGGGTAACTGCTGCAAAGGCTGGTTATCTTACGCCAGATGTTGTTTCTGTATCAATCCTTGCCAATCGGCCGTCTACGTTAAATATAGCGCTTTCACCTAATCCGGATGCGATTTTAAATACCCTTTTCGGTAAAGTAATTCAATCCGCACCATTGGAGCCGATTGAAAATGCAATCGTCAATATTTATTCGGTTTCAGAAGATGTAAGGACTCTGGTTTCGACCACCACCACCAACAGTTCCGGCCAATATCTTGCTCCTTACCTTACCAATGGTGACTATGTTGCTATTGCCAACAAAGAGGGATACTTTCAAACTGAGAGCGCAATTCAAACTTTGGCAAACTCCGAGATAACTCCTTTAAACCTTTTCCTAATTCCAAATCCGGAAACAAATACAGGTACAATAAGCGGACTTATCACCAGCCAGACCACACTTCTTCCAATTGCAAATGCCACGGTAGCGCTTTACCAGATTGTTGGGACTACCGAGACAATTGTTCAGCTTACCAAAACGAACAGCGGTGGAAGATATTTGTTTGGTAACGTGGAGGAAGGCCAATATGTCATAAAATCTTTTGCTCAAATTAACGTTGTTTAA